A part of Paenibacillus sp. IHBB 10380 genomic DNA contains:
- a CDS encoding DUF350 domain-containing protein, whose protein sequence is MFNAIDRLLAHPIGTLIGYFSVGILALIVFLSCFELVTKYKCWDEIKRGNISVAMATGGKIFGICNVLRFSIEAKVSIYDSMKWTFLGFLLLLLSYFLFEFLTPVFSIDEEIKKDNRAVGVISMMISISLSYLIGACIY, encoded by the coding sequence ATGTTTAATGCGATTGATCGATTGCTCGCACACCCTATTGGCACACTGATTGGTTATTTTTCAGTGGGAATATTGGCGTTAATTGTGTTTCTCTCATGTTTTGAATTGGTTACGAAATACAAGTGCTGGGATGAAATTAAACGAGGAAATATATCTGTAGCTATGGCAACAGGCGGTAAAATATTCGGAATCTGTAATGTGCTGAGATTCAGTATCGAGGCTAAAGTTTCGATTTACGATTCGATGAAATGGACCTTCTTAGGTTTTTTATTACTGTTGCTTTCTTATTTTCTATTTGAGTTTTTAACGCCTGTTTTTTCAATTGATGAAGAAATAAAGAAGGATAATCGGGCGGTAGGGGTAATCTCAATGATGATCTCTATTTCACTTTCTTACTTAATTGGAGCTTGTATTTATTAA
- a CDS encoding endonuclease MutS2, protein MDDKIFKTLEYRKILNKCADYTQTTMGKQAVEDLKPVTQLESVELLLQATDEAYTVDRLKGTPSFAGITDITEALKRARIGGTLNPHELLFVSNMTYGSRRIKRFVASVHDEQEVRILYTLSDGISEQKPMEDAIRACIDDSSEVMDSASSELAQIRRELRTGEARIREKLDSMIRSSTVSKMLQDQLVTIRGDHFVIPVKAEHRSYFGGIVHDQSGSGATLFIEPEAIMNMNNKLRELRMKEEREIEVILQKLTALVGDQSELLGIDLGLVGDLDFIFAKARLAHVMKASMPKMNNEGYLKLKKGRHPLIPLEQVVPIDVELGSEHTSIIVTGPNTGGKTVTLKTIGLLSLMAMSGLFIPAEEGSQLCMFDAIYADIGDEQSIEQNLSTFSSHMTNIIRILKQMTPRSLVLLDEVGAGTDPAEGSALAISILEYIHRSGCRMVATTHYSELKAYAYERSGIINASMEFDVNTLSPTYRLLIGVPGRSNAFAIAERLGLQESILDYARGEVKEDDMRVEHMIASLEENRLGAENEREHAEQLRQEMEKLRTLHQRELEKLEQQRDKLLEKAEFDALVIIDKARTEAEKIISELRELAQAEGAAVKEHKLIAIRKQLEEAEPKARKKGPSKTQTKAPRAIEAGDEVRVYSLNQKGHVVELAGNKEALVQMGIMKMKVSLDDLELMSSAKTENQQQKQRNVTTLNRTRDEHIRSELDLRGSNLEEALMEVDRFIDEAFLGNLTLVYIIHGKGTGILRTGMQEYLRKHKHVKSYRLGNYGEGGNGVTVAELK, encoded by the coding sequence TTGGAGTCTGTTGAACTATTGTTACAAGCGACGGATGAAGCTTATACGGTAGATCGATTGAAGGGAACACCTTCCTTTGCTGGTATTACAGATATCACTGAAGCTTTGAAGCGCGCTCGTATTGGAGGCACATTAAATCCGCATGAACTTCTGTTCGTTAGTAATATGACTTATGGATCAAGAAGGATCAAGCGTTTTGTTGCAAGCGTTCACGATGAACAGGAAGTGAGAATTCTATACACGCTTAGTGATGGAATTTCAGAACAGAAGCCGATGGAGGATGCTATTAGAGCGTGTATTGACGATAGTTCGGAGGTTATGGACTCGGCGAGTTCTGAACTAGCGCAAATCCGCCGTGAATTAAGAACTGGAGAGGCGCGGATTCGTGAGAAACTAGATTCTATGATACGTTCTTCAACAGTCTCTAAGATGTTACAGGATCAACTAGTTACGATTCGTGGTGATCATTTTGTTATTCCGGTAAAGGCGGAACATCGTTCTTATTTCGGAGGTATCGTTCATGATCAATCCGGTTCTGGAGCGACATTATTCATTGAGCCAGAAGCCATCATGAATATGAATAACAAGTTACGTGAATTACGTATGAAGGAAGAGCGAGAGATAGAAGTTATTTTGCAGAAACTAACTGCTTTAGTGGGGGATCAATCCGAGTTGCTTGGTATTGATCTTGGATTAGTAGGTGACTTGGATTTCATATTTGCGAAGGCTCGATTGGCGCATGTGATGAAAGCTTCAATGCCGAAGATGAACAATGAGGGCTACCTCAAGTTGAAGAAAGGGAGACACCCCTTAATTCCGCTAGAACAAGTCGTTCCGATTGATGTTGAGTTAGGTAGTGAGCACACCTCGATCATTGTGACGGGACCGAATACAGGAGGAAAGACCGTTACACTCAAGACGATCGGTCTACTCAGTCTAATGGCGATGTCAGGATTATTCATTCCTGCAGAGGAAGGTAGTCAATTATGTATGTTCGATGCGATCTATGCAGATATTGGTGATGAGCAGAGCATTGAACAAAATTTGAGTACATTCTCAAGTCACATGACTAATATTATACGTATTCTGAAGCAAATGACTCCTCGAAGTCTTGTGCTTCTTGATGAGGTAGGGGCAGGTACAGACCCTGCAGAAGGTTCAGCATTAGCGATCTCTATCCTAGAATATATTCATAGATCTGGATGTCGTATGGTGGCCACAACGCACTATAGTGAGTTGAAGGCGTATGCGTATGAACGCTCAGGTATTATTAATGCTAGTATGGAGTTTGATGTAAACACGCTGAGTCCAACATATCGCTTACTGATCGGTGTACCAGGAAGAAGTAACGCTTTTGCCATTGCAGAACGTCTTGGGCTACAAGAGAGTATACTGGATTATGCTCGAGGTGAAGTGAAAGAGGATGATATGCGTGTGGAGCATATGATTGCTTCGCTTGAAGAGAATCGTTTAGGTGCGGAGAATGAACGTGAGCATGCAGAGCAACTACGGCAAGAGATGGAGAAATTACGTACGCTTCACCAACGTGAGCTTGAGAAGCTGGAGCAGCAACGTGATAAGCTATTGGAGAAAGCGGAATTCGACGCCTTGGTGATTATTGATAAAGCACGTACAGAAGCGGAGAAGATCATATCAGAACTGCGAGAGTTAGCTCAAGCAGAAGGAGCAGCGGTCAAGGAACACAAGTTGATTGCTATTCGTAAACAGCTTGAGGAAGCGGAGCCGAAGGCTCGGAAGAAGGGCCCCAGTAAAACGCAGACGAAAGCTCCTCGTGCTATTGAAGCAGGGGATGAGGTTAGAGTGTATAGTCTGAACCAGAAAGGCCATGTAGTCGAACTTGCAGGGAACAAAGAAGCTCTTGTTCAGATGGGAATTATGAAGATGAAGGTAAGTCTTGACGATCTAGAATTGATGAGCTCTGCTAAAACAGAGAACCAGCAGCAAAAGCAGCGGAACGTGACGACTCTTAATCGTACGAGGGATGAACATATTCGATCCGAGCTGGATTTACGGGGGTCTAATCTAGAAGAAGCACTGATGGAAGTAGATCGCTTCATCGATGAGGCTTTTCTTGGCAATTTAACATTGGTTTACATTATTCACGGTAAGGGAACTGGAATATTACGTACGGGAATGCAGGAATATCTTCGTAAGCACAAACATGTAAAAAGTTATCGATTGGGCAATTACGGAGAAGGTGGAAACGGAGTGACCGTAGCCGAACTGAAATAG